The proteins below come from a single Tenuifilum thalassicum genomic window:
- a CDS encoding YifB family Mg chelatase-like AAA ATPase: MLVKTYGSAVHGIKATTITIEVSVGQGVNFFLVGLPDNAVKESQQRIMSALETNGYKFPKKRIVINMAPADIRKEGSAYDLPLAIGIMAASEQISSDNLNEYVIMGELSLDGSIQPIKGVLPIAIQAREEGFKGFFVPKQNAREAAVVNNLDVYGVEHIKEVIDFFNGNSTLEPTVVNTREEFFAHANSYDVDFADVKGQENVKRALEVAAAGGHNIIMIGPPGAGKTMLAKRLPTIIPPLTLREALETTKIHSVAGKIDRNTSLMTRRPFRSPHHTISDVALVGGGQYPQPGEISLAHNGVLFLDELPEFKRTVLEVMRQPLEDRVITISRAKFTVEYPASFMLVASMNPCPCGYYNHPEKECVCSPGVVQKYLNRISGPLLDRIDIHVEVIPVPFEKLSAAPPAESSAQIRERVVKARQIQEERFVPWAEVHCNAQMSSKLIREFCKLDEAGSAILKTAMERLNLSARAYDRILKVSRTIADLEGSERIMPQHVAEAIQYRSLDRENWAG, from the coding sequence ATGTTGGTAAAGACCTATGGGAGCGCTGTTCATGGTATAAAAGCCACAACCATAACCATTGAGGTTAGTGTTGGGCAAGGGGTTAACTTTTTTCTTGTTGGCTTACCCGACAATGCCGTAAAGGAGAGCCAGCAACGCATTATGTCGGCTTTGGAAACCAACGGGTACAAGTTCCCCAAAAAGCGCATAGTAATTAACATGGCGCCTGCCGATATCCGGAAGGAGGGATCGGCATACGATTTACCACTGGCCATAGGGATAATGGCTGCATCAGAACAGATTTCATCCGATAACTTGAATGAGTACGTAATAATGGGTGAGCTATCGCTCGATGGCTCAATTCAACCCATAAAAGGTGTACTTCCCATTGCCATTCAGGCACGCGAAGAGGGTTTTAAGGGCTTCTTTGTTCCCAAGCAAAATGCTCGTGAGGCAGCAGTGGTAAATAACTTGGATGTATATGGGGTAGAGCATATTAAGGAGGTGATCGATTTTTTTAATGGGAATAGCACCCTGGAGCCAACTGTAGTGAATACTCGTGAAGAGTTTTTTGCCCATGCCAATAGCTATGATGTTGACTTTGCAGATGTTAAAGGCCAAGAAAATGTAAAGCGAGCTTTGGAGGTTGCAGCAGCAGGTGGCCACAATATCATTATGATAGGACCACCAGGTGCAGGGAAAACCATGCTAGCTAAGCGATTACCAACAATAATCCCCCCACTTACTTTACGTGAAGCACTCGAAACCACCAAAATACATTCTGTAGCAGGTAAAATTGATAGGAATACCTCGCTGATGACTCGTAGACCGTTCCGTAGTCCCCATCATACAATATCGGATGTGGCACTTGTTGGGGGTGGGCAATATCCTCAACCAGGTGAAATTTCTCTCGCCCATAATGGTGTTCTTTTCCTTGATGAATTGCCAGAGTTTAAAAGAACTGTACTTGAAGTAATGCGACAGCCATTAGAGGATAGGGTCATCACCATTTCTCGGGCTAAATTTACCGTTGAGTATCCAGCCAGTTTTATGTTGGTTGCTTCCATGAATCCATGTCCATGTGGTTATTACAACCACCCAGAAAAGGAGTGCGTTTGCTCGCCAGGTGTTGTACAAAAGTATCTAAACCGCATTTCTGGCCCACTCCTCGATCGCATAGATATACATGTGGAGGTTATTCCTGTTCCTTTTGAAAAGCTATCGGCTGCTCCTCCTGCTGAAAGTAGTGCTCAAATAAGGGAACGTGTGGTTAAAGCCCGCCAGATTCAGGAAGAACGTTTCGTTCCCTGGGCTGAGGTGCATTGTAATGCACAAATGTCATCGAAACTTATCCGAGAATTCTGTAAACTCGATGAGGCTGGTTCTGCCATTCTGAAAACTGCCATGGAAAGGCTTAACCTTTCGGCGCGAGCATACGATAGGATTCTTAAGGTATCACGTACAATAGCAGATTTGGAGGGATCAGAAAGAATAATGCCCCAGCATGTTGCTGAGGCAATTCAGTATCGTAGTCTCGATAGGGAAAATTGGGCAGGTTAA
- a CDS encoding YitT family protein: MTSTQILKTVRSYSIIVFGLLLYALSWTAFLIPHKITGGGVSGIGALIYYASGIPMGYTYFLINIALILIAIKMLGANFGVKTIFGVAVGSILLSALQMLIKAPVVDDKFMSTIIGGALSGVGLGIVFSQGGSTGGTDIIAMIINKYRNISPGRIIMLCDVFIIGSSFLVLLDLDPAKRIETIVYGYVAMAITAYSLDAVLSGTKQSVQVFVFSKHYQAIADRITTEVNRGVTVVDGMGWYSKEPQKVLISLVRKHEVSEVYKIIKEIDPEAFISVATVTGVYGRGFERIRH; the protein is encoded by the coding sequence ATGACATCAACCCAAATTTTAAAAACAGTCCGTTCCTATTCTATAATAGTGTTCGGACTGTTACTTTATGCGCTGTCGTGGACTGCATTTCTAATCCCTCATAAGATCACAGGGGGTGGGGTTTCTGGTATTGGTGCTTTAATTTACTACGCAAGTGGTATCCCAATGGGTTACACCTACTTCCTTATCAATATTGCATTGATTCTAATTGCAATAAAGATGCTGGGAGCCAACTTTGGTGTTAAAACAATTTTTGGTGTTGCTGTTGGCTCAATTCTTCTATCAGCACTTCAAATGCTAATAAAAGCTCCCGTTGTTGACGATAAATTCATGTCTACCATTATTGGTGGTGCACTATCGGGAGTTGGGCTAGGGATAGTATTCTCGCAAGGTGGTAGCACAGGCGGAACCGATATTATTGCCATGATAATAAACAAGTATCGCAATATTAGCCCTGGCAGAATAATTATGCTTTGCGATGTTTTTATCATTGGCTCCTCCTTCCTAGTATTACTAGATCTTGACCCAGCAAAGCGTATTGAAACCATTGTTTATGGCTATGTTGCAATGGCTATTACAGCATACTCGCTCGATGCTGTCCTATCAGGAACAAAACAATCGGTTCAGGTTTTTGTTTTTTCAAAACACTATCAGGCCATTGCCGATAGAATTACTACCGAGGTTAACCGTGGCGTTACAGTTGTTGACGGCATGGGTTGGTATAGCAAGGAACCGCAAAAGGTATTAATATCACTTGTTCGTAAACATGAGGTAAGCGAGGTGTATAAAATCATAAAAGAGATTGATCCTGAAGCATTTATCTCTGTTGCAACTGTAACAGGAGTTTACGGGAGAGGATTTGAACGGATAAGGCATTAA
- a CDS encoding four helix bundle protein — protein sequence MEKSDSKTKSFKDLVVWQKAHAFVLNIYQQVKIFPEDYQALVGDMLCESATAIATNIVGGYKKKDRDEKLLFLTTAQEALEECRYYITLATDLNLLDSFQAEELENNLNEVSYLLNSYARSIRRRKENEPRKDKEEDSSKD from the coding sequence ATGGAGAAATCGGATAGCAAAACCAAATCGTTCAAGGATTTGGTAGTATGGCAAAAAGCCCATGCATTTGTACTTAACATCTACCAGCAGGTAAAAATTTTTCCTGAAGATTACCAAGCGCTTGTGGGCGATATGCTTTGCGAGAGCGCTACTGCTATTGCAACTAACATTGTGGGTGGGTACAAGAAGAAAGACCGCGATGAAAAATTGCTATTCTTGACTACAGCCCAAGAAGCACTAGAAGAGTGCAGGTATTACATCACTCTTGCTACCGATTTGAATCTTTTAGATTCATTTCAAGCCGAAGAGCTGGAGAATAACCTAAATGAGGTTAGCTATTTACTGAACTCTTATGCTCGCTCAATCCGACGTCGTAAGGAGAACGAACCTCGTAAGGATAAGGAAGAGGATTCTTCAAAAGATTAA
- the leuS gene encoding leucine--tRNA ligase, with amino-acid sequence MDYNFKDIEQKWQDYWRKNKTYKVDIDKNKPKYYVLDMFPYPSGAGLHVGHPLGYIASDIYSRYKRLNGFNVLHPMGYDAFGLPAEQYAIQTGQHPAITTDKNIKRYREQLDKIGFSYDWDREFRTCDPKYYKWTQWAFIKMFKHWYNNKTQKAEPIENLIAEFERNGNLEVDAACSEVKKFTAAEWKAMSEKEQQEVLLAYRLAYLADVMVNWCPALGTVLANDEVKEGVSIRGGHPVEQRKMRQWCLRISAYAERLLNDLEELDWTDSLKEIQRNWIGKSEGAEVWFRVEGSERKILIFTTRPDTIYGATFMVLAPESELVDELTTPEYAEKMEQYRQEVKRKTERERMAEARKVTGQFTGSYAINPFTNERIPIWVSEYVLAGYGTGAIMAVPAHDSRDFAFAKTFGLPIIQTVIRPGEQPTNPDSWTESYDSKEGVVINSPLINGLEVKEAISKICEVIESRGLGKRKINYRLRDAIFSRQRYWGEPFPIYYKDGIPYPLDEDKLPLELPEVDAYLPTEKGEPPLGRAKNWHTPEGYPYELSTMPGFAGSSAYYLRYMDPHNDNALVSPEANQYWENVDLYIGGTEHAVGHLIYSRYWNKFLYDLGYVCKNEPFKKLINQGMIQGRSNFVYRIKGTNTFVSYNLKDNYDVTPIHVDVNIVSNDILDIDAFRKWRPEFENAEFILEDGKYVCGWAIEKMSKSMWNVVNPDTIVENYGADTLRIYEMFLGPIEQSKPWDTNGIDGVHKFLRKFWRLFHNSNNEFEVSNDEPSDKELKVLHKTIKKVTEDIEKFSFNTGVSAFMICVNELTDLKCNKRAILEPLTVLIAPYAPHIAEELWHQLGHENSVTVASWPEFNEKYIKESTFTCPISFNGKTRFTLELPINLKPNEVEELVLADENTKKYLGDKKPVKVIVVPNKIVNIVVK; translated from the coding sequence ATGGATTACAATTTTAAAGATATTGAGCAAAAGTGGCAGGATTACTGGCGCAAGAATAAGACATATAAAGTAGATATTGATAAAAACAAGCCCAAGTACTATGTGCTCGATATGTTTCCATACCCATCGGGTGCAGGACTTCATGTTGGCCATCCACTAGGTTATATAGCATCGGATATTTATTCAAGATACAAGAGGTTGAATGGATTTAACGTGCTCCACCCCATGGGGTACGATGCTTTTGGTTTGCCAGCAGAGCAATACGCCATACAAACAGGTCAACATCCTGCTATAACCACCGATAAAAACATCAAACGGTACCGCGAACAGCTCGATAAAATTGGGTTTAGCTACGATTGGGACCGCGAGTTTCGTACTTGCGACCCAAAATACTACAAGTGGACTCAGTGGGCATTTATCAAAATGTTCAAACACTGGTATAACAACAAAACCCAAAAAGCAGAGCCTATCGAAAACCTCATTGCCGAATTTGAACGTAATGGCAACCTAGAAGTTGATGCTGCATGCAGCGAGGTGAAAAAATTCACTGCAGCAGAATGGAAGGCAATGAGCGAAAAGGAACAGCAAGAGGTGCTTCTTGCATACCGCCTAGCTTATCTTGCCGATGTTATGGTTAACTGGTGCCCTGCACTTGGAACCGTTCTGGCTAATGATGAGGTAAAGGAGGGTGTATCAATTCGCGGTGGCCATCCTGTTGAGCAACGCAAAATGCGTCAATGGTGCCTCCGTATTTCGGCTTATGCCGAGCGCCTACTGAATGATTTGGAAGAACTTGACTGGACTGATTCGTTAAAGGAGATTCAGCGCAACTGGATAGGTAAATCAGAAGGCGCTGAGGTTTGGTTCCGTGTTGAAGGCAGCGAAAGAAAGATACTCATCTTTACCACACGGCCCGACACCATATATGGAGCAACCTTCATGGTGCTTGCCCCAGAAAGCGAACTGGTTGATGAGCTAACCACTCCTGAGTATGCCGAAAAGATGGAGCAATACCGCCAGGAGGTTAAGCGCAAAACCGAACGCGAACGAATGGCCGAAGCACGGAAGGTGACAGGACAATTCACTGGCAGCTACGCCATTAACCCATTTACTAACGAGCGCATTCCCATTTGGGTTAGCGAGTATGTTTTGGCCGGGTACGGCACTGGAGCCATTATGGCTGTTCCTGCACACGATAGCCGCGACTTTGCCTTTGCTAAAACATTTGGCTTACCCATAATCCAAACAGTAATTCGCCCAGGTGAACAGCCAACCAACCCCGATTCATGGACCGAATCGTACGACTCAAAAGAGGGTGTGGTTATCAATAGCCCGTTAATAAACGGATTAGAGGTAAAAGAGGCCATTTCTAAGATATGCGAGGTTATTGAATCGCGAGGACTCGGTAAGCGAAAAATTAACTATCGCCTTCGCGATGCAATTTTTAGCCGCCAACGCTACTGGGGAGAACCTTTCCCAATTTATTACAAGGATGGTATTCCCTATCCACTTGATGAGGATAAGCTACCCCTTGAACTTCCCGAAGTGGATGCTTACCTACCAACCGAAAAGGGAGAGCCACCTCTTGGCCGCGCTAAGAATTGGCATACACCCGAAGGATATCCCTATGAGCTAAGCACCATGCCAGGTTTTGCAGGTTCATCGGCATACTACCTCCGATATATGGACCCTCATAACGACAATGCACTGGTTTCGCCCGAGGCAAATCAGTATTGGGAGAACGTAGACCTTTACATCGGAGGAACTGAGCATGCTGTGGGACATCTAATTTACTCACGTTACTGGAACAAGTTCCTATACGACCTTGGCTATGTTTGCAAGAATGAGCCTTTCAAAAAGCTTATAAACCAAGGAATGATTCAAGGTAGGTCGAACTTTGTTTATCGTATTAAAGGAACAAACACATTTGTTTCCTACAACCTTAAGGACAATTACGATGTTACCCCTATACATGTTGATGTAAACATTGTTAGTAACGATATATTAGATATTGACGCATTCCGTAAATGGCGTCCCGAATTTGAAAATGCTGAGTTTATCCTTGAAGATGGCAAATACGTATGTGGCTGGGCTATAGAGAAGATGAGCAAAAGCATGTGGAATGTGGTGAATCCCGATACCATTGTTGAAAACTATGGCGCCGATACACTTCGTATATATGAAATGTTTTTGGGTCCAATTGAGCAAAGTAAACCCTGGGATACCAATGGTATTGATGGGGTACACAAGTTTTTAAGAAAATTCTGGAGACTTTTCCATAACTCGAATAATGAATTCGAGGTTTCAAATGATGAACCAAGCGACAAAGAACTTAAAGTGCTTCATAAAACCATTAAAAAGGTCACGGAAGACATTGAGAAATTCAGTTTTAACACCGGAGTTTCAGCATTCATGATATGTGTAAATGAACTAACGGACTTAAAGTGCAACAAACGAGCAATACTAGAACCCCTAACCGTTCTTATTGCTCCCTATGCACCACATATTGCCGAAGAGCTCTGGCATCAGCTTGGGCATGAAAATTCTGTAACCGTTGCATCATGGCCTGAGTTTAACGAGAAATACATTAAAGAATCAACCTTTACCTGTCCTATCTCCTTTAATGGAAAAACTCGATTTACCCTTGAGCTGCCGATTAACCTTAAACCCAATGAGGTTGAGGAGCTGGTTTTAGCAGATGAAAATACCAAGAAATATTTGGGCGATAAGAAACCGGTTAAAGTAATTGTTGTGCCAAACAAAATTGTAAATATAGTTGTTAAATAG
- the cysS gene encoding cysteine--tRNA ligase, whose amino-acid sequence MMDKLLIYNTLTRKKEVFEPLNPPHVGLYVCGPTVYGDPHLGHARPAITFDLLFRYLKHLGYKVRYVRNITDVGHLENDADEGEDKIAKKARLEELEPMEVVQHYTDRYHSAMKMLNVLPPSIEPRASGHVIEQIELVKKILANGYAYERNGSIYFDVVKYNKDHKYGILSGRNIEDLMANTRRLDGQDEKQNPFDFALWKKATPQHIMRWPSPWSDGFPGWHLECSAMSTKYLGEPFDIHGGGMDLLFPHHECEIAQSVAANGKQSVRYWMHNNMITINGQKMGKSLGNFITLEELFNGTHKLLEQAYSPMTIRFFILQAQYRSTLDFSNEALQAADKGLSRLMAANRNLDRVKPAANSTVKVDELKTRVYNALNDDLNSPVAIAALFDWVRIINQLAEGKESITENDLNELKTFFRTIIFDVLGLVDEQTAGSKHAELTGNLIEMLLNIRLEAKQRKDFATSDKIRDELAKLGVVVRDRKDGFDWEIE is encoded by the coding sequence ATCATGGATAAGTTATTAATTTACAATACGCTAACACGCAAAAAAGAAGTTTTTGAACCATTAAACCCTCCACACGTTGGATTATACGTATGCGGTCCAACAGTTTATGGTGACCCGCATTTAGGGCATGCTCGTCCGGCTATCACTTTTGATTTGCTATTTCGCTATTTAAAACATCTAGGCTATAAGGTGCGATATGTTCGAAATATTACTGATGTTGGGCACCTAGAAAATGATGCCGACGAAGGAGAAGATAAGATAGCCAAAAAAGCTCGACTCGAGGAGCTAGAACCCATGGAGGTGGTTCAACACTATACCGATAGGTATCACTCTGCCATGAAAATGCTTAATGTTTTACCTCCAAGCATCGAACCCCGTGCATCAGGACATGTTATTGAGCAGATTGAACTTGTTAAGAAGATTTTGGCAAATGGTTATGCCTATGAACGCAACGGTTCCATTTATTTTGATGTGGTCAAATACAACAAGGATCATAAATACGGTATACTTTCTGGGAGAAATATTGAAGATTTAATGGCAAATACCCGTAGGCTTGATGGCCAGGACGAAAAACAAAATCCTTTTGATTTTGCCCTTTGGAAAAAAGCAACCCCTCAACATATCATGCGTTGGCCTTCGCCTTGGAGCGATGGTTTCCCTGGCTGGCATCTTGAATGCTCAGCAATGAGCACCAAGTACCTGGGTGAACCCTTCGATATCCATGGCGGTGGAATGGATTTGCTCTTCCCTCATCACGAGTGCGAAATAGCGCAAAGCGTTGCTGCCAATGGAAAACAATCGGTAAGGTACTGGATGCACAACAATATGATTACCATTAACGGGCAAAAGATGGGTAAATCATTGGGAAACTTTATTACGCTCGAGGAACTTTTTAATGGCACCCATAAGCTCTTGGAACAAGCCTATAGCCCTATGACCATACGCTTCTTTATCCTTCAAGCTCAGTATCGTTCTACCCTCGATTTCTCAAACGAAGCCCTTCAGGCAGCCGATAAAGGATTATCACGATTAATGGCTGCCAACCGCAATCTAGATAGAGTAAAGCCCGCTGCTAATTCAACAGTTAAGGTTGATGAGCTAAAAACTCGCGTATACAATGCCCTAAACGACGATTTAAATAGCCCTGTAGCCATTGCAGCTCTGTTCGATTGGGTAAGAATTATTAACCAGCTAGCCGAAGGCAAAGAGTCTATCACTGAGAACGACCTGAACGAACTAAAAACATTTTTCAGAACCATTATTTTTGATGTTTTAGGATTGGTTGATGAGCAAACTGCAGGGTCAAAACATGCTGAGCTAACAGGGAATCTAATCGAAATGTTGCTCAACATCCGCCTTGAAGCTAAGCAACGAAAAGATTTTGCAACATCCGATAAAATCCGCGATGAACTTGCAAAGCTGGGAGTTGTTGTTCGCGACCGCAAGGATGGTTTTGATTGGGAAATTGAATAA
- a CDS encoding AI-2E family transporter: MLGLIKIYHLFRMNQLVRYIIIGFVVALIAFLVWYFSSIVAYILISAVLSLMGKPIVDFISGLKIKGWHPPRFIGAFVALATIWLLFIAFFRVMIPLVIAQFNELGSIDVQSLVASFNEPINAIQHFIQDYLPSSAQEFILKDFLIQKISGIFTISMISDAFSSTANVLINLLIALFSISFITFFFLKDDTLFFKSIILIFPERFEGQITRALTSINKLLRRYFIGIIIESTGILTLITIGLSIIGVKFQTAIVVGLIAGIMNVVPYVGPLTGTVLGTLIVLATKLHSGFSSDLLTLSMLTLLVFLTTQLIDNIVFQPTIYGNSVKAHPLEIFIVLLIAGSVAGILGMLLAIPSYTVIRVFAKEFFNNFRVVQKLTEKI; the protein is encoded by the coding sequence ATGTTAGGTTTGATAAAAATTTATCACCTATTTCGAATGAATCAGCTGGTTAGGTATATAATAATAGGTTTTGTTGTTGCGCTGATTGCCTTTTTGGTGTGGTATTTCTCATCAATAGTAGCATATATTTTAATCTCGGCTGTTCTTAGCCTAATGGGAAAACCCATTGTTGATTTTATATCGGGTTTAAAGATTAAAGGTTGGCACCCGCCAAGGTTTATAGGTGCTTTTGTGGCATTAGCAACAATTTGGTTGCTATTCATCGCTTTTTTTCGAGTAATGATTCCATTGGTGATAGCACAGTTTAATGAGTTGGGCTCAATTGATGTTCAAAGTCTTGTGGCTTCATTTAATGAACCCATTAACGCTATTCAGCATTTCATACAAGACTATCTACCCTCATCGGCTCAAGAATTCATTTTAAAAGATTTTCTTATTCAGAAGATTTCAGGGATATTCACCATATCTATGATTTCCGATGCATTTTCATCAACTGCTAATGTGCTTATTAATTTGCTAATTGCCCTTTTCTCAATTTCGTTCATTACTTTTTTCTTTTTAAAAGATGATACTCTGTTTTTTAAGAGCATCATTTTAATTTTTCCAGAACGTTTCGAAGGGCAGATTACCAGAGCGCTAACAAGTATTAATAAACTTTTACGTCGATATTTTATTGGAATAATCATTGAAAGTACAGGGATTTTAACTTTAATAACAATAGGCCTCAGCATTATAGGTGTAAAATTTCAAACGGCAATTGTGGTTGGCCTAATTGCAGGAATAATGAATGTAGTGCCATATGTTGGCCCACTTACAGGCACTGTTCTGGGAACATTAATAGTACTTGCCACTAAGCTGCATAGTGGATTTTCTTCCGATTTGTTAACCCTATCCATGCTAACTTTACTTGTATTTTTAACAACTCAGCTAATCGACAATATTGTATTTCAACCTACAATTTATGGAAATAGCGTAAAAGCTCATCCACTAGAGATTTTCATTGTGCTTCTTATTGCTGGTAGTGTTGCTGGAATTTTGGGAATGCTTCTTGCCATTCCTAGCTATACTGTTATTAGAGTTTTTGCAAAAGAGTTTTTTAATAATTTTAGGGTTGTTCAAAAATTAACCGAGAAGATTTAG